The Carassius gibelio isolate Cgi1373 ecotype wild population from Czech Republic chromosome A24, carGib1.2-hapl.c, whole genome shotgun sequence genome window below encodes:
- the LOC127945990 gene encoding high affinity cAMP-specific 3',5'-cyclic phosphodiesterase 7A isoform X12 encodes MGIALIWSIITILFRWIFSKRRGAISYDSSDQTALYIRMLGDVRVRSQVGFEPERRGSHPYLGVDFRTLHSRAESAGTIPARRIRRLFSFQRHLLSSRLLRGAPHLNPLHILDEDYCGQAKCMLEKVGSWNFDIFLFDRLTNGNSLVFLTFNLLNQYGLIELFQLDMVKLRRFLVLVQEDYHNQNPYHNAVHAADVTQAMHCYLREPKLAQSLTSFDILLGLLAAATHDLDHPGVNQPFLIKTNHYLAALYRNTSVLENHHWRSAVGLLRETELFSNLPAEDSLSIERQLGSLILATDISRQNEYLSRFRTHLDENDLCLGNASHRHFVLQMALKCADICNPCRPWELSKQWSEKVTEEFFHQGDIEKKYKLEISPLCDSEANTIASVQIGFMTYVVEPLFAEWARFSDTRLSQTMLGHLGLNKASWSAMEPEASGSSEEGESEPGRATDEPSSRVLSQGSQES; translated from the exons GAGATGTGAGAGTGAGAAGTCAGGTAGGCTTTGAACCCGAACGAAGAGGCTCGCACCCGTACCTGGGCGTCGATTTCCGCACTTTGCACT CCCGTGCTGAGTCAGCAGGGACGATTCCTGCTCGGAGAATCCGGAGGCTCTTTAGTTTCCAGCGACACCTGCTTTCATCCCGTCTGCTGCGAGGAGCGCCACACCTCAACCCCCTCCACATCTTGGATGAGGACTACTGCGGTCAGGCCAAG TGTATGCTTGAAAAGGTCGGAAGCTGGAATTTTGATATATTCCTCTTTGACCGACTTACAAATG gaaacagtCTTGTGTTCTTGACATTTAATTTGCTGAACCAGTATGGTCTCATTGAGCTCTTCCAGTTAGACATGGTTAAACTGCGTCGATTTCtag TTCTGGTTCAAGAAGACTACCACAATCAGAACCCTTACCACAATGCAGTCCATGCTGCTGATGTCACCCAGGCCATGCACTGTTACCTGAGAGAACCCAAG CTCGCCCAGTCCCTCACATCATTCGACATCCTCTTAGGGTTGCTGGCCGCGGCCACACATGATCTGGACCACCCTGGAGTCAACCAGCCTTTCCTCATCAAAACCAACCATTACCTTGCAGCTTTGTACCGG AATACCTCAGTTCTGGAGAATCATCACTGGAGGTCTGCAGTGGGTCTGCTCAGAGAGACCGAACTCTTTTCCAATCTTCCTGCAGAAGACAG TCTGAGTATAGAGAGGCAGCTGGGATCACTCATTCTGGCCACAGATATCAGCCGACAGAATGAGTACCTGTCCCGGTTCAGGACACATCTGGATGAGAACGACTTGTGTTTAGGAAACGCTTCTCATCGACATTTCGTTCTGCAG ATGGCCCTGAAGTGTGCGGATATCTGCAACCCATGTAGACCATGGGAGCTCAGCAAACAGTGGAGTGAGAAGGTCACGGAGGAATTCTTCCACCAAG GTGACATTGAAAAGAAGTATAAACTTGAAATCAGTCCACTGTGCGATAGTGAAGCCAACACCATAGCCAGTGTTCAAATCG GTTTCATGACTTACGTGGTGGAGCCTCTGTTTGCCGAGTGGGCGCGCTTTTCGGACACGCGGCTCTCTCAGACCATGCTTGGCCATTTGGGCCTGAACAAGGCCAGTTGGAGCGCCATGGAGCCCGAGGCATCGGGGAGCTCCGAGGAGGGGGAGTCCGAACCGGGCCGTGCCACAGACGAGCccagttccagagtcttatctcAGGGAAGCCAAGAGTCATGA
- the LOC127945990 gene encoding high affinity cAMP-specific 3',5'-cyclic phosphodiesterase 7A isoform X15 produces the protein MLAVTNKTIKPSFVYTPGDVRVRSQVGFEPERRGSHPYLGVDFRTLHSRAESAGTIPARRIRRLFSFQRHLLSSRLLRGAPHLNPLHILDEDYCGQAKCMLEKVGSWNFDIFLFDRLTNGNSLVFLTFNLLNQYGLIELFQLDMVKLRRFLVLVQEDYHNQNPYHNAVHAADVTQAMHCYLREPKLAQSLTSFDILLGLLAAATHDLDHPGVNQPFLIKTNHYLAALYRNTSVLENHHWRSAVGLLRETELFSNLPAEDSLSIERQLGSLILATDISRQNEYLSRFRTHLDENDLCLGNASHRHFVLQMALKCADICNPCRPWELSKQWSEKVTEEFFHQGDIEKKYKLEISPLCDSEANTIASVQIGFMTYVVEPLFAEWARFSDTRLSQTMLGHLGLNKASWSAMEPEASGSSEEGESEPGRATDEPSSRVLSQGSQES, from the exons GAGATGTGAGAGTGAGAAGTCAGGTAGGCTTTGAACCCGAACGAAGAGGCTCGCACCCGTACCTGGGCGTCGATTTCCGCACTTTGCACT CCCGTGCTGAGTCAGCAGGGACGATTCCTGCTCGGAGAATCCGGAGGCTCTTTAGTTTCCAGCGACACCTGCTTTCATCCCGTCTGCTGCGAGGAGCGCCACACCTCAACCCCCTCCACATCTTGGATGAGGACTACTGCGGTCAGGCCAAG TGTATGCTTGAAAAGGTCGGAAGCTGGAATTTTGATATATTCCTCTTTGACCGACTTACAAATG gaaacagtCTTGTGTTCTTGACATTTAATTTGCTGAACCAGTATGGTCTCATTGAGCTCTTCCAGTTAGACATGGTTAAACTGCGTCGATTTCtag TTCTGGTTCAAGAAGACTACCACAATCAGAACCCTTACCACAATGCAGTCCATGCTGCTGATGTCACCCAGGCCATGCACTGTTACCTGAGAGAACCCAAG CTCGCCCAGTCCCTCACATCATTCGACATCCTCTTAGGGTTGCTGGCCGCGGCCACACATGATCTGGACCACCCTGGAGTCAACCAGCCTTTCCTCATCAAAACCAACCATTACCTTGCAGCTTTGTACCGG AATACCTCAGTTCTGGAGAATCATCACTGGAGGTCTGCAGTGGGTCTGCTCAGAGAGACCGAACTCTTTTCCAATCTTCCTGCAGAAGACAG TCTGAGTATAGAGAGGCAGCTGGGATCACTCATTCTGGCCACAGATATCAGCCGACAGAATGAGTACCTGTCCCGGTTCAGGACACATCTGGATGAGAACGACTTGTGTTTAGGAAACGCTTCTCATCGACATTTCGTTCTGCAG ATGGCCCTGAAGTGTGCGGATATCTGCAACCCATGTAGACCATGGGAGCTCAGCAAACAGTGGAGTGAGAAGGTCACGGAGGAATTCTTCCACCAAG GTGACATTGAAAAGAAGTATAAACTTGAAATCAGTCCACTGTGCGATAGTGAAGCCAACACCATAGCCAGTGTTCAAATCG GTTTCATGACTTACGTGGTGGAGCCTCTGTTTGCCGAGTGGGCGCGCTTTTCGGACACGCGGCTCTCTCAGACCATGCTTGGCCATTTGGGCCTGAACAAGGCCAGTTGGAGCGCCATGGAGCCCGAGGCATCGGGGAGCTCCGAGGAGGGGGAGTCCGAACCGGGCCGTGCCACAGACGAGCccagttccagagtcttatctcAGGGAAGCCAAGAGTCATGA
- the LOC127945990 gene encoding high affinity cAMP-specific 3',5'-cyclic phosphodiesterase 7A isoform X17, producing the protein MLGACVIFKQLFSRDVRVRSQVGFEPERRGSHPYLGVDFRTLHSRAESAGTIPARRIRRLFSFQRHLLSSRLLRGAPHLNPLHILDEDYCGQAKCMLEKVGSWNFDIFLFDRLTNGNSLVFLTFNLLNQYGLIELFQLDMVKLRRFLVLVQEDYHNQNPYHNAVHAADVTQAMHCYLREPKLAQSLTSFDILLGLLAAATHDLDHPGVNQPFLIKTNHYLAALYRNTSVLENHHWRSAVGLLRETELFSNLPAEDSLSIERQLGSLILATDISRQNEYLSRFRTHLDENDLCLGNASHRHFVLQMALKCADICNPCRPWELSKQWSEKVTEEFFHQGDIEKKYKLEISPLCDSEANTIASVQIGFMTYVVEPLFAEWARFSDTRLSQTMLGHLGLNKASWSAMEPEASGSSEEGESEPGRATDEPSSRVLSQGSQES; encoded by the exons GAGATGTGAGAGTGAGAAGTCAGGTAGGCTTTGAACCCGAACGAAGAGGCTCGCACCCGTACCTGGGCGTCGATTTCCGCACTTTGCACT CCCGTGCTGAGTCAGCAGGGACGATTCCTGCTCGGAGAATCCGGAGGCTCTTTAGTTTCCAGCGACACCTGCTTTCATCCCGTCTGCTGCGAGGAGCGCCACACCTCAACCCCCTCCACATCTTGGATGAGGACTACTGCGGTCAGGCCAAG TGTATGCTTGAAAAGGTCGGAAGCTGGAATTTTGATATATTCCTCTTTGACCGACTTACAAATG gaaacagtCTTGTGTTCTTGACATTTAATTTGCTGAACCAGTATGGTCTCATTGAGCTCTTCCAGTTAGACATGGTTAAACTGCGTCGATTTCtag TTCTGGTTCAAGAAGACTACCACAATCAGAACCCTTACCACAATGCAGTCCATGCTGCTGATGTCACCCAGGCCATGCACTGTTACCTGAGAGAACCCAAG CTCGCCCAGTCCCTCACATCATTCGACATCCTCTTAGGGTTGCTGGCCGCGGCCACACATGATCTGGACCACCCTGGAGTCAACCAGCCTTTCCTCATCAAAACCAACCATTACCTTGCAGCTTTGTACCGG AATACCTCAGTTCTGGAGAATCATCACTGGAGGTCTGCAGTGGGTCTGCTCAGAGAGACCGAACTCTTTTCCAATCTTCCTGCAGAAGACAG TCTGAGTATAGAGAGGCAGCTGGGATCACTCATTCTGGCCACAGATATCAGCCGACAGAATGAGTACCTGTCCCGGTTCAGGACACATCTGGATGAGAACGACTTGTGTTTAGGAAACGCTTCTCATCGACATTTCGTTCTGCAG ATGGCCCTGAAGTGTGCGGATATCTGCAACCCATGTAGACCATGGGAGCTCAGCAAACAGTGGAGTGAGAAGGTCACGGAGGAATTCTTCCACCAAG GTGACATTGAAAAGAAGTATAAACTTGAAATCAGTCCACTGTGCGATAGTGAAGCCAACACCATAGCCAGTGTTCAAATCG GTTTCATGACTTACGTGGTGGAGCCTCTGTTTGCCGAGTGGGCGCGCTTTTCGGACACGCGGCTCTCTCAGACCATGCTTGGCCATTTGGGCCTGAACAAGGCCAGTTGGAGCGCCATGGAGCCCGAGGCATCGGGGAGCTCCGAGGAGGGGGAGTCCGAACCGGGCCGTGCCACAGACGAGCccagttccagagtcttatctcAGGGAAGCCAAGAGTCATGA
- the LOC127945990 gene encoding high affinity cAMP-specific 3',5'-cyclic phosphodiesterase 7A isoform X19, with protein MLGDVRVRSQVGFEPERRGSHPYLGVDFRTLHSRAESAGTIPARRIRRLFSFQRHLLSSRLLRGAPHLNPLHILDEDYCGQAKCMLEKVGSWNFDIFLFDRLTNGNSLVFLTFNLLNQYGLIELFQLDMVKLRRFLVLVQEDYHNQNPYHNAVHAADVTQAMHCYLREPKLAQSLTSFDILLGLLAAATHDLDHPGVNQPFLIKTNHYLAALYRNTSVLENHHWRSAVGLLRETELFSNLPAEDSLSIERQLGSLILATDISRQNEYLSRFRTHLDENDLCLGNASHRHFVLQMALKCADICNPCRPWELSKQWSEKVTEEFFHQGDIEKKYKLEISPLCDSEANTIASVQIGFMTYVVEPLFAEWARFSDTRLSQTMLGHLGLNKASWSAMEPEASGSSEEGESEPGRATDEPSSRVLSQGSQES; from the exons GAGATGTGAGAGTGAGAAGTCAGGTAGGCTTTGAACCCGAACGAAGAGGCTCGCACCCGTACCTGGGCGTCGATTTCCGCACTTTGCACT CCCGTGCTGAGTCAGCAGGGACGATTCCTGCTCGGAGAATCCGGAGGCTCTTTAGTTTCCAGCGACACCTGCTTTCATCCCGTCTGCTGCGAGGAGCGCCACACCTCAACCCCCTCCACATCTTGGATGAGGACTACTGCGGTCAGGCCAAG TGTATGCTTGAAAAGGTCGGAAGCTGGAATTTTGATATATTCCTCTTTGACCGACTTACAAATG gaaacagtCTTGTGTTCTTGACATTTAATTTGCTGAACCAGTATGGTCTCATTGAGCTCTTCCAGTTAGACATGGTTAAACTGCGTCGATTTCtag TTCTGGTTCAAGAAGACTACCACAATCAGAACCCTTACCACAATGCAGTCCATGCTGCTGATGTCACCCAGGCCATGCACTGTTACCTGAGAGAACCCAAG CTCGCCCAGTCCCTCACATCATTCGACATCCTCTTAGGGTTGCTGGCCGCGGCCACACATGATCTGGACCACCCTGGAGTCAACCAGCCTTTCCTCATCAAAACCAACCATTACCTTGCAGCTTTGTACCGG AATACCTCAGTTCTGGAGAATCATCACTGGAGGTCTGCAGTGGGTCTGCTCAGAGAGACCGAACTCTTTTCCAATCTTCCTGCAGAAGACAG TCTGAGTATAGAGAGGCAGCTGGGATCACTCATTCTGGCCACAGATATCAGCCGACAGAATGAGTACCTGTCCCGGTTCAGGACACATCTGGATGAGAACGACTTGTGTTTAGGAAACGCTTCTCATCGACATTTCGTTCTGCAG ATGGCCCTGAAGTGTGCGGATATCTGCAACCCATGTAGACCATGGGAGCTCAGCAAACAGTGGAGTGAGAAGGTCACGGAGGAATTCTTCCACCAAG GTGACATTGAAAAGAAGTATAAACTTGAAATCAGTCCACTGTGCGATAGTGAAGCCAACACCATAGCCAGTGTTCAAATCG GTTTCATGACTTACGTGGTGGAGCCTCTGTTTGCCGAGTGGGCGCGCTTTTCGGACACGCGGCTCTCTCAGACCATGCTTGGCCATTTGGGCCTGAACAAGGCCAGTTGGAGCGCCATGGAGCCCGAGGCATCGGGGAGCTCCGAGGAGGGGGAGTCCGAACCGGGCCGTGCCACAGACGAGCccagttccagagtcttatctcAGGGAAGCCAAGAGTCATGA
- the LOC127945990 gene encoding high affinity cAMP-specific 3',5'-cyclic phosphodiesterase 7A isoform X14, whose protein sequence is MLAVTNKTIKPSFVYTPGACVIFKQLFSRDVRVRSQVGFEPERRGSHPYLGVDFRTLHSRAESAGTIPARRIRRLFSFQRHLLSSRLLRGAPHLNPLHILDEDYCGQAKCMLEKVGSWNFDIFLFDRLTNGNSLVFLTFNLLNQYGLIELFQLDMVKLRRFLVLVQEDYHNQNPYHNAVHAADVTQAMHCYLREPKLAQSLTSFDILLGLLAAATHDLDHPGVNQPFLIKTNHYLAALYRNTSVLENHHWRSAVGLLRETELFSNLPAEDSLSIERQLGSLILATDISRQNEYLSRFRTHLDENDLCLGNASHRHFVLQMALKCADICNPCRPWELSKQWSEKVTEEFFHQGDIEKKYKLEISPLCDSEANTIASVQIGFMTYVVEPLFAEWARFSDTRLSQTMLGHLGLNKASWSAMEPEASGSSEEGESEPGRATDEPSSRVLSQGSQES, encoded by the exons GAGATGTGAGAGTGAGAAGTCAGGTAGGCTTTGAACCCGAACGAAGAGGCTCGCACCCGTACCTGGGCGTCGATTTCCGCACTTTGCACT CCCGTGCTGAGTCAGCAGGGACGATTCCTGCTCGGAGAATCCGGAGGCTCTTTAGTTTCCAGCGACACCTGCTTTCATCCCGTCTGCTGCGAGGAGCGCCACACCTCAACCCCCTCCACATCTTGGATGAGGACTACTGCGGTCAGGCCAAG TGTATGCTTGAAAAGGTCGGAAGCTGGAATTTTGATATATTCCTCTTTGACCGACTTACAAATG gaaacagtCTTGTGTTCTTGACATTTAATTTGCTGAACCAGTATGGTCTCATTGAGCTCTTCCAGTTAGACATGGTTAAACTGCGTCGATTTCtag TTCTGGTTCAAGAAGACTACCACAATCAGAACCCTTACCACAATGCAGTCCATGCTGCTGATGTCACCCAGGCCATGCACTGTTACCTGAGAGAACCCAAG CTCGCCCAGTCCCTCACATCATTCGACATCCTCTTAGGGTTGCTGGCCGCGGCCACACATGATCTGGACCACCCTGGAGTCAACCAGCCTTTCCTCATCAAAACCAACCATTACCTTGCAGCTTTGTACCGG AATACCTCAGTTCTGGAGAATCATCACTGGAGGTCTGCAGTGGGTCTGCTCAGAGAGACCGAACTCTTTTCCAATCTTCCTGCAGAAGACAG TCTGAGTATAGAGAGGCAGCTGGGATCACTCATTCTGGCCACAGATATCAGCCGACAGAATGAGTACCTGTCCCGGTTCAGGACACATCTGGATGAGAACGACTTGTGTTTAGGAAACGCTTCTCATCGACATTTCGTTCTGCAG ATGGCCCTGAAGTGTGCGGATATCTGCAACCCATGTAGACCATGGGAGCTCAGCAAACAGTGGAGTGAGAAGGTCACGGAGGAATTCTTCCACCAAG GTGACATTGAAAAGAAGTATAAACTTGAAATCAGTCCACTGTGCGATAGTGAAGCCAACACCATAGCCAGTGTTCAAATCG GTTTCATGACTTACGTGGTGGAGCCTCTGTTTGCCGAGTGGGCGCGCTTTTCGGACACGCGGCTCTCTCAGACCATGCTTGGCCATTTGGGCCTGAACAAGGCCAGTTGGAGCGCCATGGAGCCCGAGGCATCGGGGAGCTCCGAGGAGGGGGAGTCCGAACCGGGCCGTGCCACAGACGAGCccagttccagagtcttatctcAGGGAAGCCAAGAGTCATGA
- the LOC127945990 gene encoding high affinity cAMP-specific 3',5'-cyclic phosphodiesterase 7A isoform X13: MGIALIWSIITILFRWIFSKRRGAISYDSSDQTALYIRMLDVRVRSQVGFEPERRGSHPYLGVDFRTLHSRAESAGTIPARRIRRLFSFQRHLLSSRLLRGAPHLNPLHILDEDYCGQAKCMLEKVGSWNFDIFLFDRLTNGNSLVFLTFNLLNQYGLIELFQLDMVKLRRFLVLVQEDYHNQNPYHNAVHAADVTQAMHCYLREPKLAQSLTSFDILLGLLAAATHDLDHPGVNQPFLIKTNHYLAALYRNTSVLENHHWRSAVGLLRETELFSNLPAEDSLSIERQLGSLILATDISRQNEYLSRFRTHLDENDLCLGNASHRHFVLQMALKCADICNPCRPWELSKQWSEKVTEEFFHQGDIEKKYKLEISPLCDSEANTIASVQIGFMTYVVEPLFAEWARFSDTRLSQTMLGHLGLNKASWSAMEPEASGSSEEGESEPGRATDEPSSRVLSQGSQES; this comes from the exons ATGTGAGAGTGAGAAGTCAGGTAGGCTTTGAACCCGAACGAAGAGGCTCGCACCCGTACCTGGGCGTCGATTTCCGCACTTTGCACT CCCGTGCTGAGTCAGCAGGGACGATTCCTGCTCGGAGAATCCGGAGGCTCTTTAGTTTCCAGCGACACCTGCTTTCATCCCGTCTGCTGCGAGGAGCGCCACACCTCAACCCCCTCCACATCTTGGATGAGGACTACTGCGGTCAGGCCAAG TGTATGCTTGAAAAGGTCGGAAGCTGGAATTTTGATATATTCCTCTTTGACCGACTTACAAATG gaaacagtCTTGTGTTCTTGACATTTAATTTGCTGAACCAGTATGGTCTCATTGAGCTCTTCCAGTTAGACATGGTTAAACTGCGTCGATTTCtag TTCTGGTTCAAGAAGACTACCACAATCAGAACCCTTACCACAATGCAGTCCATGCTGCTGATGTCACCCAGGCCATGCACTGTTACCTGAGAGAACCCAAG CTCGCCCAGTCCCTCACATCATTCGACATCCTCTTAGGGTTGCTGGCCGCGGCCACACATGATCTGGACCACCCTGGAGTCAACCAGCCTTTCCTCATCAAAACCAACCATTACCTTGCAGCTTTGTACCGG AATACCTCAGTTCTGGAGAATCATCACTGGAGGTCTGCAGTGGGTCTGCTCAGAGAGACCGAACTCTTTTCCAATCTTCCTGCAGAAGACAG TCTGAGTATAGAGAGGCAGCTGGGATCACTCATTCTGGCCACAGATATCAGCCGACAGAATGAGTACCTGTCCCGGTTCAGGACACATCTGGATGAGAACGACTTGTGTTTAGGAAACGCTTCTCATCGACATTTCGTTCTGCAG ATGGCCCTGAAGTGTGCGGATATCTGCAACCCATGTAGACCATGGGAGCTCAGCAAACAGTGGAGTGAGAAGGTCACGGAGGAATTCTTCCACCAAG GTGACATTGAAAAGAAGTATAAACTTGAAATCAGTCCACTGTGCGATAGTGAAGCCAACACCATAGCCAGTGTTCAAATCG GTTTCATGACTTACGTGGTGGAGCCTCTGTTTGCCGAGTGGGCGCGCTTTTCGGACACGCGGCTCTCTCAGACCATGCTTGGCCATTTGGGCCTGAACAAGGCCAGTTGGAGCGCCATGGAGCCCGAGGCATCGGGGAGCTCCGAGGAGGGGGAGTCCGAACCGGGCCGTGCCACAGACGAGCccagttccagagtcttatctcAGGGAAGCCAAGAGTCATGA
- the LOC127945990 gene encoding high affinity cAMP-specific 3',5'-cyclic phosphodiesterase 7A isoform X18, whose product MLGACVIFKQLFSNVRVRSQVGFEPERRGSHPYLGVDFRTLHSRAESAGTIPARRIRRLFSFQRHLLSSRLLRGAPHLNPLHILDEDYCGQAKCMLEKVGSWNFDIFLFDRLTNGNSLVFLTFNLLNQYGLIELFQLDMVKLRRFLVLVQEDYHNQNPYHNAVHAADVTQAMHCYLREPKLAQSLTSFDILLGLLAAATHDLDHPGVNQPFLIKTNHYLAALYRNTSVLENHHWRSAVGLLRETELFSNLPAEDSLSIERQLGSLILATDISRQNEYLSRFRTHLDENDLCLGNASHRHFVLQMALKCADICNPCRPWELSKQWSEKVTEEFFHQGDIEKKYKLEISPLCDSEANTIASVQIGFMTYVVEPLFAEWARFSDTRLSQTMLGHLGLNKASWSAMEPEASGSSEEGESEPGRATDEPSSRVLSQGSQES is encoded by the exons ATGTGAGAGTGAGAAGTCAGGTAGGCTTTGAACCCGAACGAAGAGGCTCGCACCCGTACCTGGGCGTCGATTTCCGCACTTTGCACT CCCGTGCTGAGTCAGCAGGGACGATTCCTGCTCGGAGAATCCGGAGGCTCTTTAGTTTCCAGCGACACCTGCTTTCATCCCGTCTGCTGCGAGGAGCGCCACACCTCAACCCCCTCCACATCTTGGATGAGGACTACTGCGGTCAGGCCAAG TGTATGCTTGAAAAGGTCGGAAGCTGGAATTTTGATATATTCCTCTTTGACCGACTTACAAATG gaaacagtCTTGTGTTCTTGACATTTAATTTGCTGAACCAGTATGGTCTCATTGAGCTCTTCCAGTTAGACATGGTTAAACTGCGTCGATTTCtag TTCTGGTTCAAGAAGACTACCACAATCAGAACCCTTACCACAATGCAGTCCATGCTGCTGATGTCACCCAGGCCATGCACTGTTACCTGAGAGAACCCAAG CTCGCCCAGTCCCTCACATCATTCGACATCCTCTTAGGGTTGCTGGCCGCGGCCACACATGATCTGGACCACCCTGGAGTCAACCAGCCTTTCCTCATCAAAACCAACCATTACCTTGCAGCTTTGTACCGG AATACCTCAGTTCTGGAGAATCATCACTGGAGGTCTGCAGTGGGTCTGCTCAGAGAGACCGAACTCTTTTCCAATCTTCCTGCAGAAGACAG TCTGAGTATAGAGAGGCAGCTGGGATCACTCATTCTGGCCACAGATATCAGCCGACAGAATGAGTACCTGTCCCGGTTCAGGACACATCTGGATGAGAACGACTTGTGTTTAGGAAACGCTTCTCATCGACATTTCGTTCTGCAG ATGGCCCTGAAGTGTGCGGATATCTGCAACCCATGTAGACCATGGGAGCTCAGCAAACAGTGGAGTGAGAAGGTCACGGAGGAATTCTTCCACCAAG GTGACATTGAAAAGAAGTATAAACTTGAAATCAGTCCACTGTGCGATAGTGAAGCCAACACCATAGCCAGTGTTCAAATCG GTTTCATGACTTACGTGGTGGAGCCTCTGTTTGCCGAGTGGGCGCGCTTTTCGGACACGCGGCTCTCTCAGACCATGCTTGGCCATTTGGGCCTGAACAAGGCCAGTTGGAGCGCCATGGAGCCCGAGGCATCGGGGAGCTCCGAGGAGGGGGAGTCCGAACCGGGCCGTGCCACAGACGAGCccagttccagagtcttatctcAGGGAAGCCAAGAGTCATGA
- the LOC127945990 gene encoding high affinity cAMP-specific 3',5'-cyclic phosphodiesterase 7A isoform X20 gives MLDVRVRSQVGFEPERRGSHPYLGVDFRTLHSRAESAGTIPARRIRRLFSFQRHLLSSRLLRGAPHLNPLHILDEDYCGQAKCMLEKVGSWNFDIFLFDRLTNGNSLVFLTFNLLNQYGLIELFQLDMVKLRRFLVLVQEDYHNQNPYHNAVHAADVTQAMHCYLREPKLAQSLTSFDILLGLLAAATHDLDHPGVNQPFLIKTNHYLAALYRNTSVLENHHWRSAVGLLRETELFSNLPAEDSLSIERQLGSLILATDISRQNEYLSRFRTHLDENDLCLGNASHRHFVLQMALKCADICNPCRPWELSKQWSEKVTEEFFHQGDIEKKYKLEISPLCDSEANTIASVQIGFMTYVVEPLFAEWARFSDTRLSQTMLGHLGLNKASWSAMEPEASGSSEEGESEPGRATDEPSSRVLSQGSQES, from the exons ATGTGAGAGTGAGAAGTCAGGTAGGCTTTGAACCCGAACGAAGAGGCTCGCACCCGTACCTGGGCGTCGATTTCCGCACTTTGCACT CCCGTGCTGAGTCAGCAGGGACGATTCCTGCTCGGAGAATCCGGAGGCTCTTTAGTTTCCAGCGACACCTGCTTTCATCCCGTCTGCTGCGAGGAGCGCCACACCTCAACCCCCTCCACATCTTGGATGAGGACTACTGCGGTCAGGCCAAG TGTATGCTTGAAAAGGTCGGAAGCTGGAATTTTGATATATTCCTCTTTGACCGACTTACAAATG gaaacagtCTTGTGTTCTTGACATTTAATTTGCTGAACCAGTATGGTCTCATTGAGCTCTTCCAGTTAGACATGGTTAAACTGCGTCGATTTCtag TTCTGGTTCAAGAAGACTACCACAATCAGAACCCTTACCACAATGCAGTCCATGCTGCTGATGTCACCCAGGCCATGCACTGTTACCTGAGAGAACCCAAG CTCGCCCAGTCCCTCACATCATTCGACATCCTCTTAGGGTTGCTGGCCGCGGCCACACATGATCTGGACCACCCTGGAGTCAACCAGCCTTTCCTCATCAAAACCAACCATTACCTTGCAGCTTTGTACCGG AATACCTCAGTTCTGGAGAATCATCACTGGAGGTCTGCAGTGGGTCTGCTCAGAGAGACCGAACTCTTTTCCAATCTTCCTGCAGAAGACAG TCTGAGTATAGAGAGGCAGCTGGGATCACTCATTCTGGCCACAGATATCAGCCGACAGAATGAGTACCTGTCCCGGTTCAGGACACATCTGGATGAGAACGACTTGTGTTTAGGAAACGCTTCTCATCGACATTTCGTTCTGCAG ATGGCCCTGAAGTGTGCGGATATCTGCAACCCATGTAGACCATGGGAGCTCAGCAAACAGTGGAGTGAGAAGGTCACGGAGGAATTCTTCCACCAAG GTGACATTGAAAAGAAGTATAAACTTGAAATCAGTCCACTGTGCGATAGTGAAGCCAACACCATAGCCAGTGTTCAAATCG GTTTCATGACTTACGTGGTGGAGCCTCTGTTTGCCGAGTGGGCGCGCTTTTCGGACACGCGGCTCTCTCAGACCATGCTTGGCCATTTGGGCCTGAACAAGGCCAGTTGGAGCGCCATGGAGCCCGAGGCATCGGGGAGCTCCGAGGAGGGGGAGTCCGAACCGGGCCGTGCCACAGACGAGCccagttccagagtcttatctcAGGGAAGCCAAGAGTCATGA